In Mauremys reevesii isolate NIE-2019 linkage group 20, ASM1616193v1, whole genome shotgun sequence, the following are encoded in one genomic region:
- the NUPR2 gene encoding nuclear protein 2 isoform X2, producing the protein MGRRSGVSPPPGGRDSAPTEPGSAGMREPGAREERAGLGAARPQKAAPPGAEEAEARYDPYEWYNVREWSGPRGPGSGGKGRSRRERELRTNRHLPAGHERKIAQKLRNSQAKRRRREQRGPRSTRAGRRSARAE; encoded by the coding sequence ATGGGAAGGCGGAGCGGAGTGTCCCCTCCCCCAGGTGGGCGGGACAGCGCTCCGACAGAGCCGGGCTCGGCAGGCATGCGAGAGCCAGGGGCGCGGGAGGAGAGAGCGGGGCTGGGCGCCGCGAGGCCGCAGAAGGCAGCGCCCCCTGGGGCGGAGGAGGCCGAGGCCCGCTACGATCCGTACGAGTGGTACAACGTGCGGGAGTGGAGCGGGCCGCGGGGCCCGGGCTCCGGCGGGAAGGGCCGCAGCCGCCGGGAGAGGGAGCTGCGCACCAACCGCCACCTCCCCGCCGGCCACGAGAGGAAGATCGCCCAAAAGCTGCGCAACAGCCAGGCCAAGCGGCGCCGCCGGGAGCAGCGCGGGCCTCGCTCCACCCGGGCCGGGAGGCGCAGCGCCAGG